In Helianthus annuus cultivar XRQ/B chromosome 3, HanXRQr2.0-SUNRISE, whole genome shotgun sequence, a single window of DNA contains:
- the LOC110929048 gene encoding uncharacterized protein LOC110929048 translates to MCTHPQTLNILCLQPLKHSCTPPPIPLFISDDITGERQTSFTPKTLSFSHISGDKHRRRTAVGGDGERETETGEKGRRREEEPTSICGQKQRRQRSGFSSVLFQILVRFRFVQPGFDSGLGSIRSTAVNRKTVDVDDAWNLVGCLDTHLKICIYIVLFHYSCCCTLFQNLVIDSLEME, encoded by the exons ATGTGCACACACCCACAAACCCTAAACATACTTTGTTTACAGCCGCTCAAACACTCCTGTACACCCCCACCGATTCCCCTTTTCATCTCCGATGATATCACCGGCGAGCGACAAACCTCCTTCACACCCAAGACACTCTCGTTCTCTCACATTTCCGGCGACAAGCACCGCCGACGCACGGCGGTGGGAGGTGACGGAGAGAGAGAGACGGAAACAGGTGAGAAAGGGAGGCGGAGAGAGGAAGAGCCGACATCGATTTGCGGCCAGAAGCAGCGGCGACAGCGAAGTGGGTTCAGCTCTGTTTTGTTTCAGATTCTCGTTCGATTCCGGTTCGTTCAACCCGGGTTTGATTCGGGGCTTGGTTCGATCCGATCAACAGCGGTCAACAGGAAGACG gtggatgttgacgatgcatggaatctagtaggatgcttagatacacacttaaaaATTTGTATTTACATTGTAttatttcattattcatgttgttgtaccttgtttcaaaaccttgtaattgattctttagaaatggaatga